The following proteins are co-located in the Shouchella hunanensis genome:
- a CDS encoding metal-binding protein ZinT, translating into MRLKKSFILVSVLALSTILAACQDSTEQTNNTGSNQEDTTNNSSDDAEANETGEIAIEGLGHHYHTGDTIELTASTSENVDYDHWHWYTKEPGQTEWEVASGQQSETFSDEAATDGLEIKATLYDDDHNVYAESEAVTIVIDDHHGHDEESRQIYQGYFDDEQVQDRELSDWDGDWQSVYPYLVSGDLDEVFEHKAEEGSMTAEEYKDYYTTGYETDVERIIIDNGHVTFFENDEEYSGEYEYDGYEILTYEKGNRGVRFVYELAEGDDEMPQYIQFSDHIIFPTPSSHFHLYWGDDKEELFEEVTHWPTYYPSELDADGIVRDQLAH; encoded by the coding sequence ATGAGGTTGAAGAAGTCATTCATATTGGTTAGTGTTTTAGCGCTAAGTACAATTTTAGCTGCTTGTCAGGATTCAACTGAACAAACAAATAATACTGGATCCAATCAAGAAGATACTACAAACAATTCTTCTGATGATGCTGAGGCAAATGAAACAGGAGAGATTGCTATAGAAGGTTTAGGTCATCACTATCATACAGGTGACACCATCGAATTAACGGCATCAACTTCTGAAAATGTTGATTATGACCATTGGCACTGGTATACAAAAGAACCTGGTCAAACAGAATGGGAAGTAGCGTCTGGACAACAATCTGAAACATTTAGCGATGAAGCAGCTACTGATGGCTTAGAGATTAAAGCAACTCTCTATGACGATGATCACAATGTGTACGCAGAATCAGAAGCTGTAACCATTGTAATTGACGACCACCACGGTCATGACGAGGAGAGTCGACAAATTTATCAAGGCTATTTTGATGATGAGCAAGTTCAAGATAGAGAATTATCAGATTGGGATGGCGATTGGCAATCCGTTTATCCGTATCTTGTGAGCGGTGATTTAGATGAAGTCTTTGAACATAAAGCAGAAGAAGGAAGTATGACTGCAGAAGAGTATAAAGACTACTATACAACTGGATATGAAACAGATGTAGAAAGAATTATTATTGATAATGGCCACGTTACATTCTTTGAAAACGATGAAGAATACTCTGGTGAGTATGAGTATGATGGATACGAAATTTTAACTTATGAAAAAGGAAATCGTGGTGTTCGTTTTGTATACGAACTAGCTGAAGGGGATGACGAGATGCCTCAATACATTCAATTCAGTGATCACATTATTTTTCCAACACCTTCAAGTCATTTCCACTTGTATTGGGGAGATGACAAAGAGGAACTCTTCGAAGAGGTAACCCATTGGCCAACGTATTACCCGTCTGAATTAGATGCGGATGGCATTGTACGTGATCAACTAGCGCACTAA